In one window of Photorhabdus laumondii subsp. laumondii DNA:
- the moeA gene encoding molybdopterin molybdotransferase MoeA, with amino-acid sequence MDHCHTSELISLQQALEKLLTQVTPLTDTETVSLPRTSGRITATNIISPINVPPFANSAMDGYAVRHADLNSNKPLPLAGKALAGVPFQGEWPVATCIRIMTGAPIPIGADTVIMQEHAETTDDGIVFTQPAKQGQNIRLAGEDIAKGAVVLSAGSKLSTAQLPLIASLGITDVEVVRKLKVAIFSTGDELQAIGHPLKEGQIYDTNRLTVRLMLEKLDCDVIDFGVIADNPQALRHVFAQADQKADLVISSGGVSVGEADYTKQILDELGEISFWKLAMKPGKPFAFGKLKNAWFCGLPGNPVSAVLTFYQLVQPLIARLSGFTAWQPPMRMRAKVTTPLKKRPGRMDFQRGITSVNEQGELEVRTTGHQGSHIFSSFSQGNCFIVLERERGQVEVGENVEIELFNHLLKNE; translated from the coding sequence ATGGATCACTGTCATACCTCTGAATTGATCTCTTTGCAGCAGGCGTTGGAAAAACTTCTGACGCAAGTTACACCACTGACTGACACAGAAACCGTCAGCCTCCCGCGAACATCAGGACGCATTACTGCAACAAATATTATTTCTCCTATCAATGTGCCCCCTTTTGCTAACTCAGCAATGGATGGTTATGCCGTACGCCATGCGGATTTAAACAGCAATAAACCACTGCCTCTGGCAGGAAAAGCACTGGCTGGCGTACCTTTTCAAGGAGAATGGCCAGTTGCAACTTGTATCCGCATTATGACTGGCGCACCGATTCCCATAGGCGCTGATACGGTCATTATGCAGGAGCACGCAGAAACTACTGATGATGGCATCGTTTTCACTCAGCCAGCCAAGCAAGGTCAGAATATCCGTCTGGCTGGCGAAGATATTGCTAAAGGTGCAGTAGTTTTGTCGGCAGGCAGCAAATTATCCACCGCTCAGTTACCCCTAATTGCATCTTTAGGCATCACCGACGTTGAGGTGGTTCGCAAATTAAAAGTCGCCATTTTCTCGACCGGTGATGAGCTACAAGCTATCGGTCACCCACTTAAGGAAGGGCAAATTTATGATACCAACCGTCTTACCGTTCGACTGATGCTGGAGAAACTGGATTGCGACGTTATTGATTTCGGGGTTATTGCAGACAATCCTCAAGCTTTACGCCATGTTTTCGCACAAGCAGATCAAAAAGCAGATTTAGTCATCAGCAGTGGTGGCGTTTCTGTAGGTGAAGCAGACTACACTAAGCAGATACTGGATGAATTAGGCGAAATCAGTTTCTGGAAACTGGCAATGAAACCGGGTAAACCTTTCGCTTTTGGCAAACTAAAAAACGCCTGGTTCTGCGGTTTGCCCGGTAATCCAGTTTCAGCCGTTCTCACTTTCTATCAATTAGTTCAACCTTTAATCGCGCGTCTATCCGGTTTTACGGCATGGCAACCCCCTATGCGTATGCGCGCCAAGGTCACCACGCCATTGAAAAAGAGACCGGGAAGAATGGATTTTCAACGGGGCATTACTTCGGTGAATGAACAAGGTGAACTAGAAGTTCGTACAACAGGACATCAAGGCTCTCATATATTTAGTTCATTCAGTCAGGGGAACTGCTTCATTGTTCTGGAACGTGAACGTGGACAGGTAGAAGTTGGTGAAAATGTTGAAATCGAATTGTTCAATCACTTACTGAAAAATGAATAA
- a CDS encoding ABC-F family ATPase encodes MLSTNNITMQFGSKPLFENISVKFGNGNRYGLIGANGSGKSTFMKILGGDLTPSVGNVSTDPNERIGKLRQDQFAFEEFTVLDTVIMGHTELWQVKQERDRIYAMAEMSEEDGYRVADLEVAYGEMDGYSAEARAGELLLGVGIPVEQHYGLMSEVAPGWKLRVLLAQALFSNPDVLLLDEPTNNLDIDTIRWLEQILNERNSTMIIISHDRHFLNTVCTHMADLDYGELRLFPGNYDEYMVAATQARERLLADNAKKKAQIAELQSFVSRFSANASKSKQATSRARQIDKIQLEEVKASSRQNPYIRFEQDKKLFRNALELEGFTKGYDNGPLFKNLNLLLEVGEKLAVIGANGIGKTTFLKTLVGETEPTSGVVKWSENSSIGYYAQDHASDFDCDLTVFDWMSQWKREGDDEQAVRSVLGRLLFSQDDIKKKVKVLSGGEKGRMLFGKLMMQQPNILIMDEPTNHLDMESIESLNLALELYKGTLIFVSHDREFVSSLASRVMEIKSDKVIDFKGTYDEYLRSQGIIE; translated from the coding sequence GTGTTAAGTACAAACAACATCACCATGCAGTTTGGCAGTAAGCCCCTGTTTGAAAACATTTCTGTCAAGTTTGGCAACGGTAACCGTTATGGTCTGATTGGCGCTAATGGTTCTGGTAAATCCACTTTTATGAAAATTCTGGGAGGTGATCTGACACCCTCTGTCGGCAATGTCAGCACCGATCCCAATGAACGTATTGGTAAACTGCGTCAGGATCAGTTTGCTTTTGAAGAGTTCACGGTGTTGGATACCGTGATTATGGGGCACACGGAACTGTGGCAGGTAAAGCAGGAGCGTGACCGCATCTATGCCATGGCAGAAATGAGTGAAGAGGATGGCTATCGCGTTGCCGATCTGGAAGTCGCTTATGGCGAGATGGATGGTTATAGTGCCGAAGCGCGTGCCGGAGAGTTGTTGTTAGGTGTTGGTATTCCAGTAGAACAGCATTACGGTTTGATGAGCGAAGTGGCACCAGGCTGGAAATTGCGTGTATTGCTGGCTCAAGCGCTGTTTTCTAATCCTGATGTTCTGTTATTGGATGAACCGACGAATAACCTGGATATTGATACTATTCGTTGGTTAGAGCAAATACTGAATGAACGAAACAGCACCATGATTATTATTTCCCATGATCGTCACTTCCTGAATACAGTTTGTACTCATATGGCCGATCTTGATTACGGTGAGTTGCGTCTGTTCCCCGGTAATTATGATGAATATATGGTTGCCGCCACTCAGGCTCGTGAACGTCTGCTAGCTGATAATGCGAAGAAGAAAGCACAGATTGCGGAATTGCAGTCTTTTGTCAGCCGTTTTAGTGCTAATGCTTCTAAATCAAAACAGGCGACTTCGCGTGCTCGTCAGATTGATAAAATCCAGTTGGAAGAAGTTAAAGCATCCAGCCGTCAGAATCCTTATATCCGTTTTGAGCAAGATAAGAAATTGTTCCGTAATGCTCTGGAATTGGAAGGTTTTACTAAAGGCTATGATAATGGCCCTCTGTTTAAAAATCTTAATCTCCTGCTGGAAGTTGGTGAAAAACTCGCTGTTATTGGTGCTAACGGTATTGGTAAAACAACTTTCTTGAAAACGCTCGTTGGTGAAACAGAGCCAACCAGTGGTGTAGTTAAGTGGTCTGAAAATAGTAGCATTGGGTACTATGCTCAGGATCATGCCAGTGATTTTGACTGTGATCTGACAGTTTTTGACTGGATGAGTCAATGGAAGAGAGAAGGGGATGATGAACAAGCTGTTCGTAGTGTATTAGGCCGTTTGTTGTTCAGCCAGGATGACATTAAGAAAAAAGTCAAAGTATTATCGGGTGGCGAAAAAGGACGGATGTTATTTGGTAAGTTGATGATGCAACAGCCAAATATTCTGATAATGGATGAACCAACAAACCACTTGGATATGGAATCTATTGAATCTTTGAACCTTGCGCTTGAATTGTATAAAGGTACTTTGATATTTGTTTCTCATGATCGGGAATTTGTTAGCTCATTGGCAAGCCGAGTGATGGAAATTAAATCTGATAAGGTCATTGATTTCAAAGGTACTTATGATGAATATCTAAGAAGTCAGGGAATTATTGAGTAA
- a CDS encoding dihydrodipicolinate synthase family protein — MFTGLSAFPLTPLYGNKVDEKTFISLIENLVEAGVDSIGALGSTGSYAYLTLSERAHVARLAVEHANSIPVMVSIGALRVADILSLAEDAQHAGVSAVMLAPVSYQRPTPDEVYSLYEEVSRYLSVPLCVYDNPATTGFEFSDELLINIANLPSVSSLKLARLPQALSLATQQVNALRSRLPSHVSLGISGDWQAATGLCAGCDVWFSVMGGLFPRTALAITRAAKDNDTKTVQMLSATLEPVWRLFKTYGSLRVTAAAAELLGKVTAPCLPFPLKSLSGQPRDQLGTILEDLKNLI, encoded by the coding sequence ATGTTTACCGGACTAAGTGCTTTTCCTTTAACACCGCTGTATGGCAACAAGGTAGATGAGAAGACATTTATCTCGCTTATTGAAAATCTTGTTGAAGCTGGAGTGGATTCTATCGGCGCACTGGGATCGACGGGTAGCTACGCCTATCTTACATTATCGGAGCGCGCGCATGTCGCCCGACTGGCTGTTGAACATGCGAACAGTATACCGGTGATGGTCAGCATTGGAGCGCTGCGTGTAGCGGATATACTCAGCCTTGCTGAAGATGCTCAACACGCGGGTGTTAGCGCCGTAATGCTGGCACCTGTTTCTTACCAGCGTCCCACACCGGACGAGGTGTATTCGCTCTATGAAGAAGTCAGCCGTTATCTATCCGTACCGCTTTGCGTCTATGATAATCCTGCAACGACAGGTTTTGAATTTAGCGATGAGCTGCTGATTAACATTGCCAATTTACCGTCTGTCAGCTCGCTCAAACTTGCTCGCTTGCCGCAGGCACTGTCTCTGGCTACACAACAGGTGAATGCGCTTCGTTCCCGCCTTCCCAGCCACGTTTCGCTCGGAATCAGCGGGGACTGGCAAGCGGCGACGGGCCTCTGCGCTGGATGTGATGTCTGGTTCTCTGTCATGGGTGGACTTTTTCCGCGAACTGCACTGGCTATCACTCGCGCAGCAAAGGATAATGATACAAAAACGGTACAGATGTTGTCGGCTACCCTTGAACCTGTCTGGAGGCTCTTCAAAACCTATGGTAGCCTCAGGGTCACCGCAGCCGCCGCTGAGTTACTGGGCAAAGTAACCGCCCCTTGTCTTCCCTTTCCACTCAAGTCATTATCAGGTCAGCCCCGTGATCAGCTAGGCACCATTCTCGAAGATTTAAAAAACCTTATTTAA
- the rhtA gene encoding threonine/homoserine exporter RhtA, with amino-acid sequence MSPSKLQKSAFPLIPVILLLLAMTSIQGGASLAKTLFPVIGAPGVTALRLGLGTLILFIIFKPWRLRFSRKSIMPLLTYGIALGAMNYTFYMALTTIPLGIAVALEFTGPLAVAMFSSRRPIDFLWVALVIAGLAFLLPIGNNNINSLDPIGIIYALSAGVCWALYIIFGQRAGAGHGAATVSIGSFIAAMIFFPVGLIQTGPELLFDMSILPLALAIAILSTAFPYTLEMIALTRLPAQTFGTLMSLEPALGALSGIVFLNEHLTITQWLALFCIIFASIGSTSTIKRKPKITEVD; translated from the coding sequence ATGTCTCCTTCCAAGCTCCAAAAGAGTGCCTTTCCATTAATACCTGTAATACTGTTACTACTGGCTATGACATCAATTCAGGGCGGTGCTTCTCTTGCCAAAACGCTGTTTCCGGTCATCGGTGCACCGGGTGTTACCGCACTGCGCCTAGGTCTTGGAACTCTCATTCTGTTTATTATTTTTAAACCCTGGCGCCTGCGTTTTAGCCGAAAATCCATCATGCCACTGCTTACATATGGTATTGCTCTTGGCGCGATGAATTATACATTCTATATGGCACTGACAACTATTCCTTTAGGTATTGCCGTGGCCCTTGAATTTACCGGCCCATTGGCTGTAGCTATGTTTTCATCACGCCGACCAATAGATTTTCTTTGGGTGGCATTGGTTATCGCCGGCTTAGCTTTCCTACTCCCCATTGGCAATAATAATATTAATAGTTTAGATCCTATAGGGATTATTTATGCACTCAGCGCAGGTGTTTGCTGGGCACTGTATATTATTTTCGGCCAACGCGCCGGTGCAGGTCATGGAGCAGCAACGGTGTCTATTGGTTCATTTATCGCTGCTATGATATTTTTCCCTGTCGGTTTAATACAAACGGGGCCAGAACTATTATTTGATATGTCAATTCTCCCTCTGGCACTGGCAATTGCGATTCTGTCTACTGCATTCCCATATACACTAGAAATGATTGCCCTAACCCGTTTACCTGCACAAACATTTGGTACTCTAATGAGTCTTGAACCCGCACTGGGTGCGCTATCTGGTATTGTGTTTCTGAATGAACATTTAACTATAACGCAATGGCTGGCGCTGTTCTGTATTATTTTTGCCTCCATCGGTTCTACATCAACAATAAAAAGAAAACCTAAAATCACCGAAGTTGATTAA
- a CDS encoding alkylphosphonate utilization protein: protein MDNEVKDSNGTLLNDGDSVQVIKDLKVKGTSATLKRGTLIKNIRLTHREDEIECNADKIRGLVLKTCFLKKVG from the coding sequence ATGGACAACGAAGTAAAAGACAGCAATGGCACCCTACTTAATGATGGCGATTCTGTACAGGTCATCAAAGATCTAAAAGTAAAAGGCACATCAGCAACGTTAAAACGCGGCACTTTGATTAAAAATATCCGTCTTACCCATCGTGAAGATGAAATCGAATGTAACGCAGATAAAATCAGAGGGTTAGTACTGAAAACCTGTTTTCTGAAAAAAGTAGGATAA
- a CDS encoding alpha/beta fold hydrolase — protein MEPTIIIPGHLCTSELFAYQIPNLWKHSSVTIPSILEGSSLTEMAKDIIQKAPSYFSLAGMSMGGFICLEIMKLAPERVSRLALLNSSARPETEEQKKMRENLLNKTTLENFEEILKNMATTGVHKSRQHDKNLINTIIRMGKETGFDAYVRQSKALGDRTDNRNILTHISVPTLVLVGDSDTITPPEYSEEMAEKIPNAKLIKLYRCGHATTLEQPEEVNKALIEWLNMS, from the coding sequence ATGGAACCAACAATCATCATCCCCGGTCATTTATGCACATCCGAGTTATTTGCCTACCAAATACCTAATCTTTGGAAGCATAGTTCCGTTACAATACCATCAATACTGGAAGGTAGTAGTCTTACAGAAATGGCGAAAGATATCATCCAGAAGGCACCTTCCTATTTTTCTCTTGCTGGCATGTCTATGGGAGGTTTCATTTGTCTGGAAATAATGAAGTTAGCTCCGGAGCGCGTAAGCCGATTAGCTTTACTTAATAGCTCTGCGCGTCCAGAGACAGAAGAGCAAAAAAAGATGAGAGAAAATTTACTAAATAAAACCACTCTGGAAAATTTCGAAGAAATCTTAAAAAATATGGCTACCACAGGAGTGCACAAATCTCGTCAGCACGATAAAAATCTTATAAATACTATTATTCGCATGGGGAAAGAAACTGGCTTTGATGCTTATGTTCGTCAATCCAAGGCTTTAGGTGATCGTACAGATAATCGAAATATTTTAACCCATATCAGTGTACCTACATTGGTTCTTGTCGGTGACAGTGACACCATAACTCCACCTGAATATTCAGAAGAAATGGCTGAAAAGATACCAAACGCAAAATTAATTAAATTATACAGGTGTGGACATGCCACAACACTTGAGCAGCCAGAAGAAGTGAACAAAGCGCTCATCGAGTGGTTAAATATGAGTTAA
- a CDS encoding addiction module antidote protein: protein MLAGDFLFRRRDVFLYTIVLVDDAMVPLLREDPEFAQHYLHQAFIDMDEEGGQEAFLMALRHVVEARGGMAQVAEKAGISRETLYRTLSPKGNPTLKTLRSVVAATGFQFSHIATIA, encoded by the coding sequence ATGCTCGCCGGAGATTTTCTTTTCCGGCGAAGAGACGTCTTTCTTTACACCATCGTGCTTGTAGATGATGCGATGGTGCCGCTTCTCCGCGAAGACCCTGAATTTGCGCAGCATTATCTGCATCAGGCTTTTATTGATATGGATGAAGAAGGCGGGCAGGAAGCGTTTCTAATGGCATTGCGCCACGTAGTAGAGGCGCGTGGAGGAATGGCTCAAGTTGCTGAAAAAGCAGGCATTTCTCGTGAGACACTGTATCGCACACTGTCGCCGAAAGGCAATCCAACACTCAAAACTCTGCGTAGCGTAGTTGCAGCAACAGGGTTCCAATTCTCGCATATTGCTACGATAGCTTAG
- a CDS encoding SDR family NAD(P)-dependent oxidoreductase, with product MYKAFQGKTAIVTGGGTGIGRAISIMLAKQGAAVAVIYSQSELEAQETTEAIIKDGGQAIAIKADVADESAVQAMINTVVEKFSGIDYLVNNAATTRQLQFEDLDAISSDIWDAIIDVNVKGTFHCCRYAAPYLKARTGSAIVNVGSIAGETGLGSCIPYAASKSAVHGLTKSLARALAPSVRVNCVAPGAVETRWWKGREEKMHTLCTYLPLERISTPEDVAEITLMLLKAESMTGQIITVDSGQTL from the coding sequence ATGTATAAAGCATTTCAAGGTAAGACTGCTATTGTAACCGGTGGTGGAACCGGTATAGGACGGGCTATCAGTATTATGCTGGCGAAACAAGGTGCTGCTGTCGCAGTGATCTATTCACAAAGTGAACTTGAAGCGCAGGAAACAACAGAGGCCATTATCAAGGATGGGGGGCAAGCTATCGCGATAAAAGCAGATGTTGCCGACGAATCGGCTGTACAAGCCATGATAAACACCGTCGTGGAAAAATTTAGCGGGATCGACTATCTGGTAAATAACGCGGCGACAACTAGGCAACTTCAATTTGAAGATCTTGATGCCATATCTAGCGATATTTGGGATGCCATTATTGATGTTAATGTGAAAGGCACATTTCATTGTTGCCGGTATGCGGCACCTTATCTTAAAGCAAGAACAGGGAGTGCTATCGTGAATGTCGGTAGTATCGCCGGCGAAACCGGCCTGGGCTCTTGTATCCCCTACGCCGCTTCCAAATCAGCGGTTCACGGACTGACAAAATCCTTAGCTCGGGCACTGGCTCCATCGGTCAGGGTTAACTGCGTAGCGCCAGGTGCCGTTGAAACAAGATGGTGGAAAGGGAGAGAAGAGAAAATGCATACGCTTTGCACTTATTTGCCCTTAGAAAGAATTTCAACGCCAGAAGATGTTGCAGAAATAACCTTAATGTTGTTAAAAGCAGAATCGATGACAGGACAAATCATAACCGTTGACAGTGGTCAAACCTTATAA
- a CDS encoding alpha/beta fold hydrolase yields MLTYNKALEFFGRDFKFPHTIKELPEKLSDLKDLEIGFFKTSDEVSLSFWKAGKGETLIFIPGWSSHGAEYINIIYLLSKKYEVYVLDQRNHGLSQKVNYGNRISRFSADLHEFIVAVNIKKAYFCGWSMGCSVLWSYIDLFGLEVIKKIALIDEPPSIYCHADWSEEERIKAGAFTNSPEALIDVYSGKIPGNKMFFNSDILKYYTTEGAPAFFNSQTFANEFVPQSIDDLKSVLFEHILNDWRDVISHKITVPTLIFSGENSDWIESQQWISSTVPKGEIIIYGREEHGDHFLALKDPLRFSKDLSAFFY; encoded by the coding sequence ATGTTAACATACAATAAAGCTCTAGAGTTCTTTGGTCGTGATTTCAAATTTCCCCACACAATTAAAGAACTTCCAGAGAAGTTATCCGATTTGAAAGATCTTGAAATTGGTTTTTTTAAAACAAGTGATGAGGTATCTCTCTCTTTTTGGAAGGCCGGTAAAGGAGAAACTTTAATATTCATCCCCGGTTGGTCCTCACATGGTGCAGAATATATAAATATAATATATCTTCTCAGCAAGAAATATGAAGTTTATGTATTGGATCAGCGTAATCATGGTTTATCTCAAAAAGTAAATTATGGAAATAGAATTTCTCGTTTTTCTGCTGATCTTCATGAATTTATTGTTGCTGTTAATATAAAGAAAGCATATTTCTGTGGGTGGTCTATGGGATGTTCGGTACTATGGAGCTACATTGATCTTTTCGGATTGGAAGTAATAAAAAAAATAGCATTGATTGATGAACCACCTTCTATTTATTGCCACGCAGATTGGTCAGAGGAAGAAAGAATTAAAGCAGGAGCTTTTACAAATTCGCCAGAAGCTTTGATAGACGTCTATAGTGGAAAAATTCCCGGGAATAAAATGTTCTTTAATTCTGATATACTTAAATATTATACAACAGAAGGAGCACCCGCATTTTTCAATTCACAAACCTTTGCCAATGAATTTGTTCCACAAAGTATAGATGATTTGAAATCAGTACTATTTGAACATATTTTAAATGATTGGCGAGATGTTATTTCCCATAAAATAACCGTTCCTACTTTAATTTTTTCAGGTGAAAACAGCGACTGGATAGAAAGCCAACAATGGATTTCATCTACTGTACCAAAAGGGGAAATTATAATTTATGGTCGGGAAGAGCATGGAGATCACTTCTTAGCGCTTAAAGATCCATTAAGATTTTCAAAGGATCTTTCTGCTTTCTTTTATTAA
- the moeB gene encoding molybdopterin-synthase adenylyltransferase MoeB, giving the protein MTIELTDAETLRYNRQIVLRGFDFDGQEKLKSSAILIVGAGGLGCAASQYLTAAGVGTITLLDFDTVSLSNLQRQILHRDERIGMAKVHSAQLTLRAINPHVTIKTVNGLLEDQALDELISQNDVVLDCTDNVTIREQLNRLCLARKTPLVSGAAIRMEGQLTTFTYQPNAPCYRCLSRLFGENNLTCVETGVMAPLVGTIGTLQAMETIKLLTGYGKVSSGKVLLFDAMTMQFRDIKLLKDPNCEVCNS; this is encoded by the coding sequence ATGACCATTGAACTAACAGATGCAGAAACCCTACGCTATAACCGCCAGATTGTTCTACGCGGGTTCGATTTTGACGGTCAGGAAAAATTGAAATCTTCGGCGATCCTGATAGTTGGTGCCGGTGGTTTAGGTTGCGCAGCATCCCAGTATTTGACCGCAGCAGGTGTGGGAACAATAACACTGCTGGATTTTGATACCGTTTCTCTCTCGAACTTGCAACGGCAGATCCTACATCGAGATGAACGTATCGGCATGGCTAAAGTGCATTCAGCCCAGTTGACACTCCGAGCAATAAACCCACATGTCACGATTAAAACCGTTAATGGATTACTGGAAGATCAAGCGCTAGATGAACTTATCAGCCAGAATGATGTTGTCTTGGATTGTACTGATAATGTAACAATCCGCGAGCAACTGAACCGCCTGTGTCTGGCAAGGAAAACGCCACTGGTTTCCGGCGCAGCTATTCGCATGGAAGGACAACTCACTACATTTACTTATCAGCCAAATGCCCCCTGCTACCGTTGCCTGAGCAGACTGTTTGGCGAAAATAATCTAACGTGCGTGGAAACGGGAGTTATGGCACCATTGGTCGGTACCATCGGTACATTACAGGCAATGGAAACCATCAAACTCCTTACTGGATATGGCAAAGTCAGCAGTGGAAAGGTTTTACTGTTTGATGCGATGACAATGCAATTTCGTGATATTAAATTACTTAAAGATCCCAATTGCGAAGTGTGCAACAGTTAA
- the dkgB gene encoding 2,5-didehydrogluconate reductase DkgB, protein MSVPAFGLGTFRLKDDVVITSVKNALELGYRAIDTAQIYENEAAVGQAIEESGVAREDIYITTKIWTENLSKEKLIPSLKESIAKLRTDYVDLTLIHWPSPHNVVSVDETMNALLDAKNMGLTREIGVSNFTIDLMQQAIDAVGAEHITTNQIELSPYLQNCHVTAWAKDHGIHITSYMTLAYSKALQDEVIRRIATKHQATPAQVILSWAMALGYSVIPSSTKRENLQSNLRASVLKLDADDMAAIATLDHNERLVNPEGLAPQWDN, encoded by the coding sequence ATGTCTGTTCCTGCATTTGGATTAGGTACTTTTCGTCTGAAAGATGATGTTGTGATCACATCGGTAAAAAATGCCCTTGAATTGGGATATCGTGCGATTGATACAGCACAAATTTATGAGAATGAAGCCGCAGTAGGACAAGCCATAGAAGAAAGCGGTGTAGCTCGTGAAGATATCTATATCACGACAAAAATCTGGACAGAAAATTTAAGCAAAGAAAAATTGATACCAAGTCTTAAAGAGAGTATAGCGAAGCTGCGCACTGATTATGTTGATTTGACGCTAATTCATTGGCCATCACCACACAACGTTGTCAGTGTTGATGAAACAATGAATGCGTTACTGGACGCTAAAAATATGGGGTTGACACGTGAAATCGGTGTTTCAAACTTTACGATTGATCTCATGCAACAGGCTATCGATGCAGTAGGTGCTGAACACATCACCACGAACCAAATTGAACTTTCTCCCTATCTACAAAACTGCCACGTGACAGCTTGGGCGAAAGATCATGGAATTCATATCACTTCCTATATGACCCTCGCTTATAGTAAAGCTCTTCAAGATGAAGTTATCAGACGCATAGCCACCAAACATCAAGCCACGCCTGCGCAGGTGATTTTGTCTTGGGCGATGGCATTGGGTTATAGCGTGATCCCATCTTCAACTAAGCGCGAAAATTTACAAAGTAATCTGAGAGCCTCCGTGCTTAAACTTGATGCAGACGACATGGCGGCGATCGCCACACTTGATCACAACGAACGTCTCGTTAATCCAGAAGGACTTGCTCCCCAATGGGATAATTAA
- a CDS encoding TIGR00730 family Rossman fold protein yields MKSIAVYCGSSLGISEIYKENVIIFAKELVKRNLTLIYGGASVGIMGTVANTVLAEGGKVIGVIPTLLESREISHKNLTELYVVETMHQRKNKMIELADGFVALPGGFGTLEEFSEVFTWSQIGLHTKPCGILNINNFYDPLIAMINKMADEQFLHEKYRHMAIIEQDPAILLDRFNTYRSPSIKTY; encoded by the coding sequence ATGAAAAGTATTGCTGTTTATTGTGGTTCAAGTCTGGGTATATCTGAAATCTATAAAGAAAATGTCATTATCTTCGCAAAGGAATTGGTTAAACGTAATCTTACGCTCATTTATGGTGGCGCAAGTGTGGGCATTATGGGAACTGTTGCTAATACGGTTTTGGCAGAGGGTGGGAAAGTCATTGGTGTTATTCCAACATTATTGGAGTCGCGGGAAATATCACATAAAAATCTGACAGAATTATACGTTGTTGAAACTATGCATCAGCGTAAAAACAAAATGATTGAGTTAGCTGATGGTTTTGTTGCTTTGCCTGGGGGTTTTGGCACATTGGAAGAGTTCAGTGAGGTATTTACCTGGAGTCAGATTGGGTTACATACGAAACCTTGCGGTATTCTTAATATTAATAACTTTTATGATCCGTTAATTGCGATGATTAATAAAATGGCTGATGAACAATTCTTACATGAAAAATATCGTCATATGGCAATAATTGAGCAAGATCCTGCTATCTTACTCGATCGTTTTAATACTTATCGGTCGCCATCTATAAAAACATATTAA